The window ATATTGACCATCAGCAGCTTCGACTTGTCGGTGCCGGCCTCGGCAAGGAGCCCGTCGATGATCGAGAGGATGTCCTTGGTCTGCTCGCCGACGCTCTTGCCGGCCGCCTTGTCGGCGACCTGACCGGCGAGATAGACCGTATTGCCATGCACGACGGCCTTCGACATGCGGGGGCCGGGGGCAATGCGCTTGATGCTCATGATCTGGTCTCCATCAGAATGGGCTTTGCTGGTAGCCCGATAGGCGAAGGTGCGCAAATGCTTATGACGCAGCCGCCCAACCGGCCCAGAGCAGGGCATAGCGGGCTGCTTTGCCGGCGAACACCAGCAGGACGAAACGCAGAAGCGGATAGTTCAGCGACCCTGCGACGAAGGTGAGCGGGTCGCCACCGATCGGCAGCCAGGCGAAGAGCAACGAAGGCCAGCCGAAGCGGGCGAACCAGCCCTGCGCCTTGGCGAAGCGCACCGGATCCGGGCGCAGCCGCGCCGGCAGGCGCTCGACGCCGCCCGTCGCGATCAGCCGGCCGAGCCACCAGTTGACGACCGACCCCGCCGTATTGGCGAGCGAAGCGACGATGAAGAGCAGCGTCGGATCGACGGTCTTCGCCACCAGCAGCCCGACGAAGACGGCCTCCGACTGCGCCGGCAGCAGCGTCGCAGCGACGAAGGCGGCGCCGGCCATCAGGCCGAGGGCGGAAAGATCGAGGGGCATCAATCGAGCATCGCGGCAAGGGCATTGACGGTATTGGCATTGCGCAGCGTGCCGATGCCGAGCTTCTTGGTCGTCAGATGCGAGAGCAGCTTCGTTTCACTCGGTTTGCCGCTGAAATCGATCCATAGATCACCGTCGGCGAGGGCGAGCGCAATATCGGGCGTGGCGATCCTGCCGAGCATGGCCAAGGTGTCCGGGCCAAGTGGCTTTCGCATGACGCGGATACCGACATCGGCGCCGTTCCCGTGCGGGAAGGGATTTTGGGCGGTGAGCCGCCGCCAGTCCTGCGCCCTACGCAAGATGATATCGACATGCTTGCCGAAACGGGCGTGGAAAGCCGCTTCCAATCGGCTCTCGATCGCTGGGAGGGGCGCATCGTCGCCCTCGAAGATCAGATTGCCGGTGGCGACCCAGGTGCGCGGGTCGCCAAAGCCGAGCTCGGCCGCCATGGCCTTCAGGTCCACCATCACCAGGCGCTTGCCGGGGCCGAGCACGATCGAGTGCAGGAGGGCGACATAGGTCGTCATGGCGATGTCAGAACCGGCGATTTCACGCCCGCGCTACAACCGCCTCAGCGCCACCTGTTGGATGCGGTGGCTGGCGCCCTTTGTCAGGATCAGGCCCGCGCGCTGGCGGGTCGGCACGATGTTCTCGCGCAGATTGGGCAGATTGATGCCAGTCCAGAGCCGCTCGGCGATCGAGAGCGCCTCCTCCTCGCCGATCTCGGCATATTTGCGGAAGAAGGAGCGCGGATCGCGGAAGGCAGTCTGGCGCAGCGTCATGAAGCGGTTGACGTACCAGCGGTGCAGGTCGTTCTCGTCGGCGTCGAGATAGACCGAGAAGTCGAAGAAGTCCGAGACGAACGGGATGATCGTGCCGTCGCGCGGCATCCGGCTCGGCTGCAGCACGTTCAGACCTTCGAGGATCAGGATGTCTGGCCGCTCGACCGTGACCTGCTCGCCCGGCACCACGTCATAGACCAGATGCGAATAGACCGGAGCGCTGACGGCGCGCTTGCCGGCCTTCACCTCGGAGAGAAAACGCAGGATCGCGGCGCTGTCATAGCTCTCCGGAAAACCCTTGCGCTGCATCAGGCCGCGGCGCTCGAGCTCGGCATTGGGCAGAAGGAAGCCGTCGGTGGTGACGAGCTCGACCTTGGGGGTGTTCGGCCAGCGCGAGAGCAGAGCCTGGAGCACGCGTGCCGTGGTCGACTTGCCGACCGCGACCGAGCCGGCGACGCCGATGACATAGGGAACCTTGACCTCGGCCTCGGCCATCAGGAAGCGCTGCGTCGCCTTAAACAGCCCTTGCGTCGCGGCGACGTAGAGCGAAAGCAGGCGCGAGAGCGGCAGATAGATCGCGACGATCTCGTCGAGCGAGATCGGATCGTTGATCGATTGCAGCCTCGTCAGATCGTCGACCGAGAGCGTCAACGGCGTATCGGCGCGCAGATGCGCCCACTCGTCGCGCGAGAAGGTGCGATAGGGCGAGACCAGATCGGGGGCGGATGGCGCCGTGATCGGACGCTGATCCATGATGCCCCCCGTCTTCCAGGCTTCGAGGTTCAACGCGACACTCGCCTCGACTTCAACGGGGCCGCGCCGCCTTCTCGGCCAGGCCGGAACGCGCGGTACGGGCCTCAAGCTGGCTCAAGACGTCCCGCAATGCAACATCACGGGCCTTGAGCACGACCAAAAGATGATAGAGCAGATCGGCGCTCTCGGCGATCAGCTCGTCGCGATCGCCCTTCACAGCGGCGATCACCGCCTCGACGGCTTCCTCGCCGAGCTTCTTGGCGGCGCGCTCAGGACCGGCGGCGAGGAGCTTCGCCGTCCAGGATTCCTCCGGCGAGGCGCTCGCGCGCTCGGCGACGATGCGTTCGAGATCGGTCAGCGAGAAAGCCGTCATCACGTCAATCCAGCCGCATCGCCAGCCCGGCAGCCGCCATATGCGCCTTGGCCTGCGGAATGGTGAAAGTGCCGAAATGGAAGATCGAGGCCGCGAGCACGGCCGAGGCGCGCCCCTCGCGCACGCCTTCGACGAGATGGTCGAGCGTGCCGACGCCGCCCGAGGCGACGACCGGGATCGAGACCGCATCGGCGACGCGACGGGTGAGATCGAGATCGAAGCCGGTCTTGGCGCCGTCGCGATCCATCGAGGTCAGCAGGATCTCGCCTGCTCCCAATGAGGCGACCTCGCGGGCATAGACGATGGCGTCGAGCCCGGTCGGGTTGCGCCCGCCATGGGTGAAGACTTCCCAGCGCTCGGGCGAAACCTGCTTGGCGTCGATCGCGACGACGATGCATTGCGCGCCGTATTTCTGCGCCGCTTCGCGCACGAACTCGCGGCGCTTCACAGCCTCGGTCATGATCGAGACCTTGTCGGCCCCGGCCAGCAGCAATTGCCTGATATCCTCGATTGAGCGCACACCGCCGCCGACGGTGAGCGGCATGAAGCAGGCTTCGGCGGTGCGCGTCACCACGTCGAACAGGATGCCGCGGTCCTCGCTGCTGGCGGTGATGTCGAGGAAGCAGAGCTCGTCGGCGCCAGCCGCGTCATAGGCCTTGGCCGCCTCGACCGGATCGCCGGCATCGACGAGATCGAGGAACTGCACGCCCTTGACGACACGGCCGTCCTTGACGTCGAGGCAGGGGATGATGCGGGTCTTCAGGGTCATCGGCGGGCCTGCCCGGAGCGGAACGACAAAGCGATCGGGCGCATATAGCGCTGCCGCTGCACTGCACGCAAACGCGGCACGCGCCGGCCGGATTGATCGCCGGCACGATCCCTGCTCTCTTGCGCGCCATAAGCAAAATCGAGGGGGATTTCCATGACGATCACATCGTCCTTCAAGGTCCTGAAGCTCGCGGCGCTGAGCGCCGCTGCCGGGCTCGGCCTCACCGCCGCCGCACTGGCGCAGGCCCCCGCCAGCCAGCTCGAGGCGATCCAGAGCCGCGGCGCGCTGCAGGTCTGCACCACCGGCGACTACAAGCCGTTCACGCTGGCCAAGGACGGCAGCTTCGAAGGCATCGACATCGAGCTGGCGAAATCGCTGGCGAAGGCCATCGGCGTCGAAGCCAAGTTCGTGCAGACGAAATGGTCCGATCTGATGAACGATTTCACCGGCGGCAAATGCGACATCGCCATGGGCGGCATCTCGGTGACGCTCGACCGGCAGAAGCGCGCCTTCTTCTCCGCGCCCTATTTGATCAACGGCAAGGCGCCGATCGCGCGCTGCGCCGACAAAGCGAAGTTCCAGACCGTCGCCGATATCGACAAGCCGGAGATCCGCGTCATCGTCAATCCCGGCGGTACCAATGAGCGTTTCGTCCGCGCCAACTTCAAGCAGGCCAAGATCGAGGTCTACCCCGACAACGTCACGATCTTCGACCAGATCCTGGCCGGCAAGGCCGACATCATGATCGCCGAATCGATCGAGACAAAGGTTCAGGAGAAGAGCAAGCCGGGTCTGTGCGCGATCAACCCGGACGAGCCGCTGCAATATGGCGAGATGGGCTATCTGCTGCCGCGCGGCGACGTCGTCTTCAAGGCCTTCGTCGACCAGTGGCTGCATCTCGCCAAGGCGACCGGCGAATTCGCCACGATCTACAACCAGTTCGTGCGCTGATCCGTCAGGCCGGCTGCGCCGGAACACATGCTGCCCCTGCGAGGATTGCAACGATGTGCGATCACTGTGTCTCGGCCGCCGGCAAGACCGGGCTCTCGCGCCGCGGGTTGTTTGCGGCCGGTGCCGGCCTGGCCCTGGCTGGCGCGCTGTCCACGCCCGTGCGGGCGCAATCGACCGTGGTCGGCGCCGATGAAGCTCTGAAGCGACTGGTGGACGGCAATGCCCGCTATGTCGCGGGCACGCTGAACGAGCGCGATTTCTCGGCCGGCCGGGCGGCGCGCGCCGCCTCGCAGGCTCCCTTCGCCTCGATCCTGAGCTGCGCCGATTCGCGCATCGCGCCGGAACTCGCCTTCGACCAGGGGCCCGGCCAACTCTTCGTCACCCGCGTCGCCGGCAACTTCGTCAACGAGGACGTGCTGGCGAGCCTCGAATACGGCGCGCAGGTACTGGGCTCGCAGCTCATCCTGGTGCTCGGCCACAGCAATTGCGGCGCTGTCTCGGCGACGATCAACGTCGTCAAGGAGAAGACGCAGCTGCCGGGGCACCTGCCCTCGCTGATCAACGCGATCAGGCCGGCCGTGCTCGCGGCGCAGAAGGAGGGAGCGGCGGATCTGCTGAAGGCGGCCACCATCGCCAATGTCCGGCTCAACGTCGCCAAGCTGAAGAAGGCCACGCCGATCCTGTCGCAGCGTCTCGCGCAGAAGCAGCTTTCCGTGGTCGGCGGCGTTTACGATCTGGCAACAGGCAAGGTCGAGCTGGTCTAGATACTTTGAGCCATGCTGCTGGCGGCCTTCGCTCAGGCCGCCGCGACCCGCGCCAACGCCGCTGCCGGGTCGATGCGGCCGTCATAGAGGGCGCGGCCGGTGATCGCGCCTTCGAGGATCGCCGCATCGGGCGCGCAGAGCCGCTCGATATCGGCCATGGAGGCGAGGCCGCCGGAGGCGATCACCGGGATCGAGAGCGCATGCGCCAAGCCGATCGTGCCGTCCCAGTTGATGCCTTGGAGCATGCCGTCGCGGGCGATGTCGGTGTAGACGATCGCGGCAACGCCGGCGTCCTCGAAGCGCCGACCGAGATCGTCCGCCGCCAGCGCCGAGGTCTCAGCCCAGCCTTCCACGGCGACGAAGCCGTCGCGCGCGTCGATGCCGACCGCGACCTTGCCCGGAAAGGCCCTGGCCGCCGCGCGCACGAAGCCGGGATCGCGCACCGCCGCCGTGCCGATGATGACGCGGGCGACGCCCTTGGCGAGCCAGCCCTCGACCGTCCTGATGTCGCGGATGCCGCCGCCGAGCTGCACCGGGAAATCAACGCGCTTGAGGATCGCCTCGACAGCGGTCGCATTCATCGGCTTGCCGGCGAAGGCGCCGTCGAGATCGACGACATGCAGCCACTGGAAGCCTTGCGCCTCGAAGGTCGCGGCCTGGGCGGCGGGATCGTCGTTGAAGATCGTGGCCTGACCCATATCGCCCTGCTTCAGCCGGACGCACTGGCCTTCCTTGAGGTCGATGGCGGGAAAGAGGATCACGGCGCCCATCTCAGGAAATTGCCGATCAGCTTGAGGCCGAGCCTCTGACTCTTCTCCGGGTGGAACTGCGTGCCGGCGATGTTGCCCTTTGCCACGATCGCGGTGACCGGGCCGCCGTAATCGGTCAGCGCCAGAACCTCCTGCGGGTTCTCGGCTATCAATGCATAGGAGTGCACGAAATAGGCGTGCCAGCCGGACGGGCCGGTCTCGATGCCGGCGAGCAGCGGGTGCTCGTCCTGCGGATGCAGCGTGTTCCAGCCCATATGCGGGATCTTCAGGGCATCGTCCTGCGGCCGGATCAGTGCGACGTCGCCGGCGATCCAGCCGAGGCCCTGCGTGGTGACGTATTCGAGCCCGCGGCTCGCCATCAATTGCATGCCGACGCAGATGCCGAGGAAGGGCCGGCCTTTGCTCCGAACCGCCTCCTCGAGCGCCTCGACCATGCCGGGGACGGCGTCGAGCCCGCGCCGGCAATCGGCGAAGGCGCCAACGCCGGGCAGGACAATGCGGTCGGCAGCGCGGACCTCGGCCGGATCGCTGGTGACCCGGATGGTTGAGGGGATACCGGATTCAGTGGCGGCGCGCTCGAAGGCCTTGGCGGCCGAGTGCAGATTGCCCGAGCCGTAATCGACGATGGCGACGGTCTGGCTCATCGTCCGTTCGCCTCGGGGAAGAGGCCGATCACCGGCGCGGGGCCGGCTGCGAAGCGGGCCGGAGCTGGCGCGGTCTCGACGACGCGCGGCGGCGCGCCGGCCGGCAGCGCCCGCTCGAAAAAGCGGCGCTCGGCGCTGGAGAGATCTGGCGCCTCGACCACGTCGACCAGCCGCCAGCCCTTACGCAGCAGCTTGCGCGCGATCAGGTTTTGGCCCTCGAGGCCAAGGAAAACCGCAAGGGCGGTATGCGAGAGCATCACCGCGAGAAAGGAAAAGCCCATCTGGCGCTGAAGGTAGATCAACCCAACCCAGACCAGGGCGTAAACAATGAAGGCGAGCCAGAGCCGTTTGAACAGCAGCCAGACGCCGCCGAAGATCAGGGCCGGCCAGGTGAAGCTCTCCGGCAGGAGACGGGCCTGCTCGATCTCCTCGCGCAAGCCTCCCGCATCCGGCGGCGGGATCAGAGCCTGATAGAACGCCATCGCAGCGATCCCCTACAATGCGCCCTTGGTCGAGGGCACGCGGCCGCCCTCGCGCGGATCGACCTCGATCGCCCTGCGCAGCGCCCGCGCCAGGCCCTTGAAGCAGCTCTCGGCGATATGGTGGGCATTGTCGCCATAGAGCGTCTCGACATGCAGCGTGATGCCCGCATTCATGGCGAAAGCCTGGAAGAACTCGCGCACCAGCTCGGTGTCGAAGCTGCCGATCTTCTCGGCCTTGAACTGCGTGCGGAAGACCAGGAAGGGCCGGCCGGAAACGTCGACCGCGACGCGGGTCAGCGTCTCGTCCATCGGCAGGTGGACGTCGGCATAGCGGCGGATGCCCTTCTTGTCGCCGAGCGCCTGCTTCAGGGCCTCGCCGAGCGCGATGCCGGCATCCTCGACCGAGTGATGGTCGTCGATATGGGTGTCGCCCTTCACGGTGACCGTGGTGTCGATCAGCGAATGGCGGGCGAAGAGATCGAGCATATGGTCGAAAAAGCCGACCCCGGTCGAAATCTCGGCCTTGCCCGTGCCGTCGAGCACAAGCTTGACCGCGATATCGGTCTCGTTGGTGCGGCGCTTCACTTCGCCAGAACGCATGATCGTCTCTGTCGCTTGCGGAATTTCGCGTCGCTTTAGCAGGCGACCGGCCGGAAGGCCATGGCGATCGAGGCGGGCCTGCTGACAGAAGGCGACTGCCGGGTCCGCTACGAGCGGCGCGCCAAGGCAAGGAGAGGTTCGATGACACAGGCCGACAAAGCAAGCCAGCTCGCCGCACTTCATGTCAAAGGCCGACCGCTGGTCCTCTACAATGTTTGGGATGCCGGCAGCGCCCGCTCGGCGGCCAAGGCCGGCAGCAAGGCAATCGCCACCGGGAGCTGGTCGATGGCGGCGGCCCATGGCTTCGACGACGGCGAGGCGATCCCGCTCGACCTGATCGAGACGATCGTCGGCCGCATCGCGTCGGTCGTCGCACTGCCGCTTACCGTCGATTTCGAAGGCGGCTACGCGCAAGACCCCGACGGCGTCGCGAAAAATGCCGCACGGATCATCGCCGCCGGCGCGGTCGGTCTGAACTTCGAGGACCAGATCGTCGGGACTGGTGCGCTCTACGCCATCGCCGACCAAGTGCAGCGGATCAAGGCGATCCGGAGCGCGGCGGATGATCTCGGCATCGCCGTGTTCATCAACGCCAGGACGGATCTTTTCCTGCTGGAGGCAGACAAGGCGCGCCATGCAAGCCTCGTCGATGTGGCGATCGAGCGGGCGCAGGCCTATCAGCAGGCGGGCTGCAGCGGCTTCTTCATTCCCGGACTGCTCGACGAGAGCGGCATCGCGACGATCTGCGATGCGCTGACGCTTCCCGTGAACGTGATGGTGATGGGCGACGCGCCCGATCGCGAGGCCCTGACCGGGCTCGGCGTGTCACGGATCAGCTACGGCCCGGGACCGTATCTGGCGGCGCAGGCCCGTTTCGTCGAGCAATGTGCCGCCAGCCTGGCCGGCGCCTGACGGCGGCGGCCCGAAGCGCGCCAAAAACGCCTGCGCCCGCGGCAAGGCGTCGTGGAGGAATTGGCCGGGCTCGCGCAGCCAGAGGCCGTCATAGGTCTTCGATTTCACTTCGCTGATCAGCACGTCTTGCGGCAAGGGCACGAGCGTGCCGTCCCAGCCCGGCCACCAGAGCCGGCCCTTGGTCCAATGATGGGCGACCAAGGCCTCTTCGCAGCGATAGCCGTGAAAATCGAAAGCCGTCTTGCCATTGGTGACGAAGACGTGGTTGCCGGTGAAGCCCTCAGCCGGCCTGATCCAGAGGGCATGGAAACCATGCTCCGGATAGGCCTCCAGGAAGGCGTAGGCGAGGATGTGGCAGGCGCCGCAGGCGAAGAAAACCCGCTCGGAGAGATTCCAGCGTTTGACCGGGTCGCTCTTGATACCGGGCCTCAGCCTGAACATGTTGGCGGTTCCTGACTGCCATTGACCGAGATCGAATCGCGATGTCCGAGACTAACAACGCCCCCGTCATGCACGCGACCACCATCCTGATGGTGCGCAAGGGCGGCCGTGTCGTGATCGGCGGCGACGGCCAGGTCTCGCTCGGCCCGACGATCATGAAGGGCAATGCGAAGAAGGTGCGCCGCCTCGCCAAGGGCGCGGTGATCGCCGGTTTCGCCGGCGCGACCGCCGACGCCTTCACCTTGTTCGAGCGGCTGGAAGCCAAGCTGGAGCAGTTCCCGACGCAGTTGCTGCGCGCCTGCGTCGAACTCGCCAAGGACTGGCGCACCGACCGCTATCTGCGCCGGCTCGAAGCGATGCTGCTCGTCGCCGACAAGGAGGTCTCGCTGCTGATCTCCGGCACCGGCGACGTGCTCGAGCCGGAAGCTTCCGAGCATGGCTCGGTGATGGCGATCGGCTCAGGCGGCAATTACGCGCTCGCCGCGGCCCGCGCTTTGGTCGATGGCGAGGCCGATGCCGAGGCGATCGTGCGCAAGGCGATGAAGATCGCCGGCGACATCTGCGTCTACACCAATCACTCGCTCGTCATCGAGACCCTGGAGAGCGCATGAATTTCGTCGCCGACGGCTATGCCTTCGCGCCCGCGACGCCCGACGATTTCCCGCTGCTGGCGCGCTGGCTCGAACAGGACCATGTCCGACGCTGGTGGGGCGATCCCGACGAGGAGCTCGCCGAGATCGCGCGCATCTTCGGCGACCCCAGCATGGAGGCGCTGATCGTCAGCCATGACGGGCGGCCCTTCGCGCATCAGCAGAGTTGGGATCCCTCGCTTTGGCCGGACTATCCGCTGCAGGATCAGCCGGCGGGCACGCGCGGCATCGACCAGTTCATCGGCGAGCCCGACATGCTCGGCCAGGGCCATGGCACCCGCTTCATCGGCGCCTTCGCCCGGCACCTGCTCGCGGAGGGCGCGCCGCGAGTGGTGATCGACCCCGATCCGGAGAATCTCGCCGCGATCCGCGCCTATGGAAAGGCCGGTTTCATGGCCCTCGATATCCGCGAGACCGGCGACGGTCCCGCGCTGATCATGATCCAGGAACCTGTTTGATGACGTCGTTTTCCCCCCGCGAGATCGTCTCCGAGCTCGACCGCTTCATCGTCGGCCAGAACGACGCCAAGCGCGCCGTCGCGATCGCGCTGCGCAATCGCTGGCGCCGGCAGCAGCTCGAAGGCCCGCTGCGCGAGGAAGTCGCTCCCAAGAACATCCTGATGATCGGGCCGACCGGCTGCGGCAAGACCGAGATCGCCCGCCGCCTCGCCAAGCTGGCGAATGCGCCCTTCCTCAAGGTCGAGGCGACCAAGTTCACCGAGGTCGGCTATGTCGGCCGTGACGTCGAATCGATCGTGCGCGACCTGGTCGAAGTCGCGATCGGGCTGGTGCGCGAGAGCCGGCGCAAGGACGTCCAGGCCAAGGCGCATGTCGCCGCCGAGGAGCGCGTGCTCGACGCGCTGGTCGGACCGACGGCGAGCGCAACCACGCGCGACGCTTTCCGCCGCAAGCTGCGCGCCAACGAACTCGACGACAAGGAGATCGAGATCGAAGTTGCCTCCGGCGGCTCGACCCAGCCGATGTTCGAGGTGCCCGGCATGCCCGGCGCCTCGATCGGCGCGATCAACCTCTCCGACATGTTCGGCAAGGCCTTCGGCCAGAAGGGCAAGCCCCGGCGCGTCCAGGTCAAGGACGCCTATGGCCCGCTGCTCGCCGAGGAGAGCGACAAGCTGATCGACCAGGATGCGATCATCCAGGCGGCGATCCGCGAGGTCGAGAACAGCGGCATCGTCTTCCTCGACGAGATCGACAAGATCTGCGCCCGTGAGGGCCGCGGCGGCGCCGACGTCTCGCGCGAGGGCGTGCAGCGCGACCTCCTGCCGTTGATCGAGGGCACGACGGTCGCGACCAAGCACGGGCCGGTGAAGAGCGACCACATCCTCTTCATCGCGTCCGGCGCCTTCCATGTCTCGAAGCCGTCAGACCTCTTGCCGGAACTGCAGGGTCGCCTGCCGATCCGGGTCGAGCTCTCGCCGCTCGATGTCGAGGACTTCAAGCGCATCCTGACCGAGACCGAGGCCAGCCTGATCAAGCAGTCGGTGGCGATGCTGGCTACCGAGCAGGTCGCGATCGAGTTCACGCCGGACGCGATCGCGGCGATCGCGCGTATCGCGGTCGAGGTCAATTCGAGTGTTGAGAACATCGGCGCGCGCCGGCTCCAGACCGTGATCGAGCGCATCCTCGACGAGATCTCGTTCACCGCGACCGACCGCGGCGGCGAGAGCGTGACGATCGACGCCGCCTATGTCGAGGCGCGGATCGGCGATCTCGCCAGGAATGCCGATCTGAGCCGGTTCATTCTGTGAGCCATCCGGGCGAGGCAGAGATTCCACCCTCCCGCCTCGCCCGCGATTCTTTCATCGTCGGCGCAGCGACGATCCTATCGCGCCTGCTCGGCTTTGCCCGCGACGTGCTGATCGCGCGCCTGCTCGGCGCCGGGCCAGTGGCCGATGCGTTTCTGGCGGCGCTCCGGCTACCGAACCTCGTCCGGCGGGTGCTCGGCGAAGGCGGGCTGAACGCGCCCTTCGTGCCCCTCTACCTCGCGATCAGGGCTGAACGCGGCGAGGAGGCGGCAAAGCGCTTCGCCGGCGCAGCGGCGAGCCAGCTCGGGCTTTTGCTGATCGGCTTCGTCGCCTTGGCGGAGATTTTCGCGCCCTGGGTCGTGCTCGGGCTCGCCGGCGGCTTCGCCGACGAGCCGCAGACGCTGGCGCTCGCCGCCTTCTACATGCGGCTGATGCTGCCCTTCGTGCTGCTGACGACGCTCGCCGCCCTGCTCGCGGCGCTGCTCAATGCCGAAGGGCGTTTCACCGTGGCGGCGCTGGCGCCGGCCTTGATGAACGCGATCCTGCTCGCAGCGCTACTGGTCGAATTATTCCGCGGCAGCGACAGCCATGCCAGCGCGACGCTGCTTGCCGCCTGCCTCAGCCTGGCCGGCCTTGCCCACCTTGTCATGATCCTGCTGCGCTTGCGCGGCATCGGCCTGCCACGCCTCAGCCTGCGCTGGTCGCCGGACATGACACGGCTGGTCAGGACCGGTGGGGCGACGCTGCTCGCCGCTTCCGCCGCCCAGCTCGTCCTGCTGGTCTCGACGCAGATCGCCTCGACCGAGCCCGGCTCCGTCTCGGCCTTGTATTACGCCGACCGCGTCTTCCAGCTGCCGCTCTCCTTCTTCGGTGTCGCCATGGGCACGGTCGTGCTCTCGGCGATGGCAGGCGAAGTATCGCAGGCGGACCACGATGCCTTGCTCGGCCGGGCATTGGCGCTCGGGTTGGCACTGGCG is drawn from Bosea sp. Tri-49 and contains these coding sequences:
- the hslV gene encoding ATP-dependent protease subunit HslV — encoded protein: MSETNNAPVMHATTILMVRKGGRVVIGGDGQVSLGPTIMKGNAKKVRRLAKGAVIAGFAGATADAFTLFERLEAKLEQFPTQLLRACVELAKDWRTDRYLRRLEAMLLVADKEVSLLISGTGDVLEPEASEHGSVMAIGSGGNYALAAARALVDGEADAEAIVRKAMKIAGDICVYTNHSLVIETLESA
- the murJ gene encoding murein biosynthesis integral membrane protein MurJ, whose protein sequence is MSHPGEAEIPPSRLARDSFIVGAATILSRLLGFARDVLIARLLGAGPVADAFLAALRLPNLVRRVLGEGGLNAPFVPLYLAIRAERGEEAAKRFAGAAASQLGLLLIGFVALAEIFAPWVVLGLAGGFADEPQTLALAAFYMRLMLPFVLLTTLAALLAALLNAEGRFTVAALAPALMNAILLAALLVELFRGSDSHASATLLAACLSLAGLAHLVMILLRLRGIGLPRLSLRWSPDMTRLVRTGGATLLAASAAQLVLLVSTQIASTEPGSVSALYYADRVFQLPLSFFGVAMGTVVLSAMAGEVSQADHDALLGRALALGLALATPAAAALIVLAEPIVSVLFENGQFGVADRERTAAALAAFACGLPFALAAKVFGQVYFVRRLPRLPLIAGFVAVAVTALAGYALLGWRDAAMIGALAASLAFIVQAGLLATDLLRTGLWRPRWADVKPVLAILSAAALMVLALNALIGLFLSALDPGEPVLRRACALTLLCCAGAAIYALAGFLLGAFDALLPPRLLRLRGASVRTPRS
- the hslU gene encoding ATP-dependent protease ATPase subunit HslU, coding for MTSFSPREIVSELDRFIVGQNDAKRAVAIALRNRWRRQQLEGPLREEVAPKNILMIGPTGCGKTEIARRLAKLANAPFLKVEATKFTEVGYVGRDVESIVRDLVEVAIGLVRESRRKDVQAKAHVAAEERVLDALVGPTASATTRDAFRRKLRANELDDKEIEIEVASGGSTQPMFEVPGMPGASIGAINLSDMFGKAFGQKGKPRRVQVKDAYGPLLAEESDKLIDQDAIIQAAIREVENSGIVFLDEIDKICAREGRGGADVSREGVQRDLLPLIEGTTVATKHGPVKSDHILFIASGAFHVSKPSDLLPELQGRLPIRVELSPLDVEDFKRILTETEASLIKQSVAMLATEQVAIEFTPDAIAAIARIAVEVNSSVENIGARRLQTVIERILDEISFTATDRGGESVTIDAAYVEARIGDLARNADLSRFIL
- a CDS encoding GNAT family N-acetyltransferase, which translates into the protein MNFVADGYAFAPATPDDFPLLARWLEQDHVRRWWGDPDEELAEIARIFGDPSMEALIVSHDGRPFAHQQSWDPSLWPDYPLQDQPAGTRGIDQFIGEPDMLGQGHGTRFIGAFARHLLAEGAPRVVIDPDPENLAAIRAYGKAGFMALDIRETGDGPALIMIQEPV